A genomic stretch from Octopus bimaculoides isolate UCB-OBI-ISO-001 chromosome 15, ASM119413v2, whole genome shotgun sequence includes:
- the LOC106874375 gene encoding tripartite motif-containing protein 59 isoform X3 — MTECTQEYLEEKFRQFRDPNSEEEKIPEKVPKNIHSTEKLRRRNLIFDEEHFEDVFLRCLICREVFNESEKLPKTLPCHHSFCLHCFLQMFRVEGEYRQSLSSAFRSMPRAVKIQCPSCRDSIIASEDDLRRLPNDHTVLELINFVRETGINDISYCAKHQLQPLNFFCEPCAIPVCCDCTVLDHKNTNGHNVMNITEALSKYTPIINDTITEMEKSKQEYLFKRAQIEQSMKHLSQMETQVTDEIKLTFQKLRHMIDERERDILSMSEQEMNRKRQNLMDNFKKIIEREECMMDQMKELEIAKEANDISQMFTSHQAAQNTLSTPLQLPHITNDNFGVSFHFEAYKHRRVMQDLLNFGHLMVLSS, encoded by the coding sequence AAAAGATTCCAGAAAAGGTACCCAAAAATATTCATAGTACAGAAAAGCTTCGTAGACGGAATCTAATATTTGACGAGGagcattttgaagatgttttccTGCGATGTCTTATATGCAGAGAAGTATTTAATGAATCAGAAAAACTGCCCAAGACACTACCATGCCACCACTCGTTCTGTTTGCACTGTTTCTTGCAAATGTTCCGCGTTGAAGGAGAATATCGACAGTCATTGAGCTCAGCTTTCCGAAGTATGCCACGGGCTGTTAAAATCCAATGTCCTTCATGTCGAGATAGTATAATCGCTTCAGAAGATGACTTACGTCGATTGCCGAACGACCACACTGTGCTAGAGTTGATTAACTTTGTACGGGAAACCGGCATCAACGATATATCATACTGTGCCAAACACCAACTGCAGCCTCTCAACTTCTTTTGTGAGCCGTGTGCAATCCCCGTGTGCTGTGACTGTACCGTCCTGgaccacaaaaacacaaacgGGCACAACGTAATGAACATAACGGAGGCCCTCAGTAAATACACACCAATTATCAATGACACAATTACTGAAATGGAGAAAAGTAAGCAGGAATATCTCTTCAAAAGAGCTCAAATCGAGCAGTCAATGAAACATTTGAGCCAAATGGAAACACAGGTAACTGACGAAATTAAATTGACCTTTCAAAAGCTACGTCATATGATTGACGAAAGGGAGCGCGATATTTTGTCCATGTCCGAGCAGGAAATGAATCGGAAACGTCAAAATCTCATGGACAATTTTAAGAAGATAATAGAGCGTGAAGAATGTATGATGGATCAAATGAAAGAGTTAGAAATAGCCAAAGAAGCAAATGACATAAGTCAGATGTTTACGTCACATCAAGCAGCGCAAAACACTCTCTCAACTCCGCTTCAACTTCCGCACATCACAAACGATAACTTTGGTGTGTCGTTTCACTTTGAAGCCTATAAACATCGACGAGTGATGCAGGATCTCCTGAACTTTGGACATTTAATGGTATTGTCCTCTTAA
- the LOC106874375 gene encoding tripartite motif-containing protein 59 isoform X4: MEILHKSQWPIERLLPKEEILEEKIPEKVPKNIHSTEKLRRRNLIFDEEHFEDVFLRCLICREVFNESEKLPKTLPCHHSFCLHCFLQMFRVEGEYRQSLSSAFRSMPRAVKIQCPSCRDSIIASEDDLRRLPNDHTVLELINFVRETGINDISYCAKHQLQPLNFFCEPCAIPVCCDCTVLDHKNTNGHNVMNITEALSKYTPIINDTITEMEKSKQEYLFKRAQIEQSMKHLSQMETQVTDEIKLTFQKLRHMIDERERDILSMSEQEMNRKRQNLMDNFKKIIEREECMMDQMKELEIAKEANDISQMFTSHQAAQNTLSTPLQLPHITNDNFGVSFHFEAYKHRRVMQDLLNFGHLMVLSS; encoded by the exons ATGGAGATTCTGCACAAATCGCAATGGCCTATAGAGCGCCTTTTACCAAAAGAGGAAATCTTAGAAG AAAAGATTCCAGAAAAGGTACCCAAAAATATTCATAGTACAGAAAAGCTTCGTAGACGGAATCTAATATTTGACGAGGagcattttgaagatgttttccTGCGATGTCTTATATGCAGAGAAGTATTTAATGAATCAGAAAAACTGCCCAAGACACTACCATGCCACCACTCGTTCTGTTTGCACTGTTTCTTGCAAATGTTCCGCGTTGAAGGAGAATATCGACAGTCATTGAGCTCAGCTTTCCGAAGTATGCCACGGGCTGTTAAAATCCAATGTCCTTCATGTCGAGATAGTATAATCGCTTCAGAAGATGACTTACGTCGATTGCCGAACGACCACACTGTGCTAGAGTTGATTAACTTTGTACGGGAAACCGGCATCAACGATATATCATACTGTGCCAAACACCAACTGCAGCCTCTCAACTTCTTTTGTGAGCCGTGTGCAATCCCCGTGTGCTGTGACTGTACCGTCCTGgaccacaaaaacacaaacgGGCACAACGTAATGAACATAACGGAGGCCCTCAGTAAATACACACCAATTATCAATGACACAATTACTGAAATGGAGAAAAGTAAGCAGGAATATCTCTTCAAAAGAGCTCAAATCGAGCAGTCAATGAAACATTTGAGCCAAATGGAAACACAGGTAACTGACGAAATTAAATTGACCTTTCAAAAGCTACGTCATATGATTGACGAAAGGGAGCGCGATATTTTGTCCATGTCCGAGCAGGAAATGAATCGGAAACGTCAAAATCTCATGGACAATTTTAAGAAGATAATAGAGCGTGAAGAATGTATGATGGATCAAATGAAAGAGTTAGAAATAGCCAAAGAAGCAAATGACATAAGTCAGATGTTTACGTCACATCAAGCAGCGCAAAACACTCTCTCAACTCCGCTTCAACTTCCGCACATCACAAACGATAACTTTGGTGTGTCGTTTCACTTTGAAGCCTATAAACATCGACGAGTGATGCAGGATCTCCTGAACTTTGGACATTTAATGGTATTGTCCTCTTAA